In one window of Pseudorasbora parva isolate DD20220531a chromosome 7, ASM2467924v1, whole genome shotgun sequence DNA:
- the s100t gene encoding S100 calcium binding protein T, with protein MSALNSENASTLENAMQLMIQTFHKYSGNEGDKYTLSRQELKEMLTQELGNYLGNAADKDAVDKVMGDLDSNNDGEVDFTEFIILVGALTVACNDFFLEYHEKDGKKTDKKE; from the exons ATGTCCGCTCTAAACTCAGAGAATGCCTCCACTCTTGAGAACGCCATGCAGCTGATGATCCAGACGTTCCACAAGTACTCTGGGAATGAGGGCGACAAATATACTCTCAGTAGGCAGGAACTCAAAGAGATGCTAACACAAGAGCTGGGCAATTACCTTGGG AATGCAGCGGATAAGGATGCGGTAGATAAAGTTATGGGAGACCTGGATTCAAACAACGACGGTGAGGTGGACTTCACAGAGTTCATCATCCTCGTGGGCGCCCTCACCGTCGCCTGCAACGACTTCTTCCTTGAGTATCACGAAAAGGACGGAAAGAAGACTGACAAGAAAGAGTAG
- the si:ch211-105c13.3 gene encoding protein S100-A13, which yields MEGAIKTVVMQYLSSARGKESLGGKNFQKLVQGQLGNILSDTDSSSAVKEMMKGLDDNQDGKVSFQEYLTLVGYLANSLSEQKTTAGGPEEAPKH from the exons ATGGAGGGTGCCATTAAAACAGTTGTTATGCAGTACCTGTCTTCAGCACGAGGAAAAGAGAGCCTGGGTGGGAAGAACTTCCAGAAGTTAGTCCAGGGTCAGCTGGGCAACATCCTGAGT gACACGGACAGTTCTTCAGCAGTGAAGGAAATGATGAAAGGACTGGATGACAACCAGGACGGAAAAGTCAGTTTCCAGGAGTACCTGACGCTGGTGGGCTACCTGGCGAACTCGCTGAGTGAGCAGAAAACCACAGCCGGTGGACCAGAAGAAGCCCCCAAACACTAA